The genomic region GGGAGACGGCGGACTGGTCAAAGAGTTCCGGCTTCATCGCGTTGACCAGCAGCCAGGAGCGGGCGATGTCGGCTGGGATGTTGCGCTGGGGCCGAAGTGATTCGGCGGTGGTGGTAGAGGTCATGCATCTACGCTAGCCGCCCGGGGGCACTTGCGGCTAAGCGATCTGGTCCTCCGGGGCGACCATTACGACCAAAATCACATCCCGGCCCAACTAGCTGGCAGTAGAAGCCGTTTTCAGCGCTCAAAACGGCCTTAGCTGCCAGCCAGTTGGGTGGGGAGGCCGACGGAGGGTCTAGGGGATGTTGCTTCCCCGCGCCGCGATCCAAAGGCCGTACCACTCGGCGCGGGTCATGGCCGCGGCGGCCTCGGCGGCGCCGGCGCAGGCGAGGATCCGGTCCGGCTTGGCGGTGCCGATCACCGGTGCGATCCCGGCCGGGTGCTTCATGAGCCAGCCCAGCACGATCGCCTCCCCGGTGGTCCCCTTCGCGGCGGCCAGGGCGGCCACGAGGGCGGTGGCAGCCTCTTCGGCCGGCGTCGGCTCGGCGGCCGGCGCCCCGGTATACAGGCCGCGGGCCAGCGAGCCGTAGGCCTGGATCCCGATGCCGTGTCGCACGCAATGCTCCACGGTGCCGTGCGGGAAGCTGTAGTCCGTGCCCTCGGCATGGTTGACCAGCACTGTGCTCTCGAGCCAGGCCCGCTTCAGCAGGCTCATTTCGAGCTGGTTGGCCACCACGGGCGCCTCGAGCCGGTCCTGCAGCATCTCGATCTGCGGCCCGGACATGTTGGACACGCCCACGGCCCGCACCTTGCCTTCGGCCATGAGCTGCCCGACGGCGGACGCCACCTCCGCCGGATCCATCAGGGGATCCGGCCGGTGCAGCATGAGCACGTCCACGTAGTCCGTCCGGAGGCGGCCGAGGCTTTCGTTGACCCGTTCCAGGATGCCGTCCCGGCTGAGGTCGTAGTACGCCTCCAGGCCCTGTTCGTTGAGCCGGATGCCGCACTTGGTCTGCAGCCGGATCTTCTCCCGCAGCCCCGGAGTCCGGGCCAGGACCTCGCCAAAGACGGCCTCGGCCTTGCCGTTGCGGTAGATGTCCGCGTGGTCAAAGAGCGTGATCCCCGCATCAAGGGCCGCTTCGACGGCGGCGGCCGCCTCGTCCACATCCGCGGACGAGTACGGCTCCGCCGACCAGCCGCCGCCCAGCCCCATGCAGCCATAGATGAGTTCCTGGCCCAGGGTCACCTCCGGGGCCGGCGGCCCGGACACAGCAGCCGGTGCGGGGCTCACCGCAGCCAGACGGTGGTGTTGGCCGGCAGCAGTCCGCCTTCGAGCGGGCCGCTGCTGACCAGCACCTCGCCGGCGGGCAGCTCAACGGGCGCGTCACCGAAGTTGGTCACCGACTGCCAGCCGCCGGGGCGGCTGAAATGCAGGACGTCGGCGCTGCCGGATTCGAGCCACTGAAGCTCCTCGGAGGTCTGCAGTTCGCGGCGCAGCTTCAGGGCCCGGCGGTAGAGCTCCAGCGTGGACCCCTCCACTCCGTCTTCCGCGGAAACGGCATAGCGGCTGAACCAGGCCGGCTGCGGCAGGTGCGCGCCGCCGTCGCCGAAGCCGAACGAGGTGCCCTCCGGGGACCAGGGCAGCGGCACGCGGCAGCCGTCGCGGCCGATCTCCACGCCCTTGTTGCGGAAGAAGGTGGGGTCCTGGCGCTCGGTGTCGGGGATCTCCGCGACTTCCTGCAGGCCGAGCTCCTCGCCCTGGTACAGGTAGGCGGAACCCGGCAGGGCCAGCATCAGGAGGGTGGCGGCGCGGGCCCGGCGCAGGCCGAGTTCGACGTCGAGCTCCTCGGGCGGGGCGCCGGCCAGCAGCCAGCCCTTGCCGTCCTGGCCCTGGGCGTGCTTGCCGCCGCCCTGGGGCAGGCCGTAGCGGGTGGCGTGGCGGACCACGTCGTGGTTGGAGAAGACCCAGGTGGAGGAGGCGCCGGACTCCGTGGCCTCGGCGAGGTTCCGGGTGATGATTTCGCGGAACTCGCCGGCGTCGAAGTCGGCCTGCAGGAGGTCGAAGTTGAACGCCTGGCCCAGGCCCTGCGGGCTGGCGTAGCGGGCGCGGCGGGTGGCGTGCACCCAGGCCTCGGCGACGGCGGTGCGTGGCGGGTTGTACTCGTTGAACACCTCACGCCATTCGGCGTAGATTTCATGGACTTCGTCGCGGTCCCAGAACGGGTGCGAGCCGTCCGGGAACCCGTCCGTCCCCGTGTTGGCGGCGCTCAGCTCCACCTTGGAGATCAGCGGCTCGGTGAGGTCCTTCGTCAGGGCGTGGGCGACGTCGACGCGGAACCCGTCCACGCCGCGGTCGGACCAGAAGCGGAGGGTCTTGAGGAAGTCGTCGCGGATTTCGCGGTTGGACCAGTTCAGGTCCGGCTGCTCCTTGGCGAAAATGTGCATGTACCACTGGCCGGGCGTGCCGTCGGGCTCGGTGATGCGCTCCCAGGCAGGCCCGCCGAACACGGACTCCCAGTCCGAGGGCGGGATCTCGCCGTTTTCGCCCTGGCCGTCGCGGAAGATGTACCGCTCGCGGGCCGCGGAGCCGCGCGGGGAGGCGAGGGCCTCCCGGAACCATTCGTGCCGGTTCGAGGAGTGGTTGGGGACGATGTCAGCGATGAGCTTGATGCCGGCGGCGTGCAGCGCGGCGGACATCTCGTCGAAGTCGGCCAGGGTGCCGAGCTTGGGATCCACGTCGCGGTAGTGGTCGACGTCGTAACCGCCGTCGGCCAGCGCCGAGGGGTAGAACGGGGAGAGCCAGACGGCGTCGATCCCGAGTTCCTTCAGGTACGGGACCTTGGCGGTGAGGCCCTTGATGTCGCCCAGGCCGTCACCGTTGGAGTCGGAGAAGCTCCTGGGGTAGATCTGGTACACCGAGGCCTGGCGCCACCAGTTGGGGTCGGCGGCGAGGTCGGAACCGGACAGGGTTGCCAGCGTGGCGGTGTTGGACAAGGGATGATCCTTCGGGGCCGGGAGAGAGCTTCTGGTATTTTAGATACAAGCTAAATATATTGCCTGAACAATTATGGGTCCGGGAACAGAAGAGGTCAAGAAGTGATGCCGCACGCAGCCGCCGCCACGCCGCAGCTGCTGCGCCGGGTCAACGCCCAGGCGGTGCTGGGCCACATCCGGGGCGCCGATGTTGCCACCGGGACCGAGCTGATGGCCCTGACCGGACTGACCCGGGCCTCCGTGATCGCCGTGTGCGAGGACCTGATCGGCCGGGGCTGGATCGTGGAGCTGGACCAGCCCCGAACGGAGCCCCGCACCGAATCCCAAACAGGGCAGGGCACAGGGCTGGGCGTGCCCCCGGTTCCGCGGAAGGGCCGCCCTGCACGGCGGTTTGCCTTCAACCGGGAGGCGGGCGTGGTGCTGGGCCTCGACATCGGCGCCGCCACCACCACCGCCGCTGTGGCCGACCTCCGCGGCACCGTGATCGGCCGTTCCAGCGAGGGCTTCCGTGCGGCGGACATCCCCGCCCGGGAGCGGATCGGCGTCGTCGATCTCGCCTGCCGCCAGGCGTTGGAGGCCGCGGGAACAGACCCGGGCCGGGTCCTGGCGGTCGGCGCCGGGATCGCCGCGCCGGTGGACCGGGACGGGAACGTGCTGGTGACCCAGCGGTTCTGGAGCCTGTTCGACGTCGGGCTCCGCTCGGCGCTGAAGGAGCTGCACGGCTGGACGGTGCTTCTGGAGAACGACGCCAACCTGGCCGCGCTCGGTGAACGCTGGCGGGGTTCCGGTGCGGGCGTGGACGATCTGGTGGTGCTCCTGGCGGGCGAACGCCTGGGCGCCGGGGTGATGGAATCCGGACGCCTGCTCCACGGCCGCGGCGGGGCCGCCGGCGAGATGGGCTATCTGGACATGGTGGAAGGAGTTGGCTCCAGCGACGGCATCGCGGCCTTGGCCAGGCAGTGGTCCGCGGCGGCCGGCGGACCGTCCGCCGGCGGCCCTGCCAGCGCGCCGCGGGTCTTCGAGGACGCGGCGGCGGGAGACCCGGCCGCGCTGGCCATCCTGGACCGGATTTCGGAGCGCATGACGCGCGTCATCGCCTCGATCGCGAGCCTGATCAATCCCGAGCAGGTGGTGATCGGCGGCGCCGTCGCCGAGTCCGCCGGAGCCCTGCTGCCGGGCATCACGGCGCTGCTCCCCCGTTTCACCGCCACTCCCCCGCGGGTGACGGTCTCGCCGTTGGGCGACGCGATCGTCACGGTCGGCGCGGTCCGGCACGCCCTGGACTACGTCGAGGCCAATGCGCTGGAACTGGCGCTGCCCGCGCCTGAGTGAGCTCTCGTTCCGCGTGAGCGCCAAGTTCTGGGTGACGCTACGTTCTGGGTGACGCCATCCCGGGATGATCCCGGTTGGGCATGATTCCCGGCCTGGCCTACTCCGGCATGATCATGGTGCGCAGGTCCAGCTGCCGCAGGACCCGGTCCGCGACTTCCGGGTCCATGCCCGGCTCGTTCCGGGCCGCCACGACTTCCTGGCGGGCAGCGTCCAGGGCGATCGTCTGCACGGCAATGGCCAGTTCCCGGCCGCGTTTGCGCTTCTCCCCCGCGCTCTCGTTCTTCAGGCTCCCGTCGAGCAGCTCGGCGTGCAGCCGGGTCATCTTCTCCTTCACCAGCGCCACCTTCTCCGCCGGCAGCTCCTTCATGAGCTCGTTGTCCTTGAGCGCGGCGATCGCTGCCTGCTGCGCGCGGCGGGCGAGCACGCGTGCCGCGTCGCGCTCTTCCGAACCGTCCTCGGAGGCCTGCAGGACCCGCATGAGCCACGGCAGCGTCAGCCCGGGCAGCACGAGCGTGGCGAGCAGGACCGCGCAGGCGATCACCAGCAGCTGGCTGCGGGCCGGGAACGGCGTGCCGTCGGCAATTGTCAGCGGCAGGGCCAGCGCCAGCGCCAGGGTGGCCAGGCCCCGCATGCCGCACCAGGTCAGGATCAGCACGTCCTTCGCCGAGGTGGGGCGCAGGACGTCCTTCCTGGCCCGCGACAGGCCGGACATCATGGCCAGCCAGGCGAACCGCGCGGCGAACACCAGCACGCACACCACCGCGGCGCTGCCGATCATGCCGAACACGGCGCTGCCTTCCTCATGGATGACCTGCCGCACCTCGAGCCCCACCAGCCCGAACGCCAGGCCGGTGATCAGCAGCTCCACAACGTCCCAGAACGCGGTGCGGGTGACCCTCTCCGCGGCATCCTGCGGCCGGGAGTGGCGCTGAATTTCCAGGGCGGTGACGACGACGGCGATCACCCCGGAGGCATGCACTTCCTCGGCCAGGATGTAGGCGGCGAACGGCACCACGAGGGTCACCGCGCTGCGGGCCACCATGGAGGCCACGAGGCGGGTGATCAGGCTCGTGAGCCAGCCCATGCCGATCCCGACCAGCACGGCGATCGCTGCGCCCAGGACGAACTGGAGGACGACGTCGGAGGCGATCTTGGTGCCGGCCACCGCGGCGGCCACGGCCGCCTGGAAGATGACGATGGCGGCGGCGTCGTTGAAGAGGCCCTCGCTTTGGAGCACGTTGATGAGGCGCCGGGGCATGTGGACACGGCTGGCGATTGAGTCCACGGCCACGGGGTCCGGCGGGGCCACCATGGCCCCCAGGGCGATCGCGGCCGGGATGCCGATACCCGGGATCATGAGCCAGGCCGCGCCGGCGACCACCGCAGTCGAGACCACCACGAGCGCGACGGCGAGCATGAGCAAGGTGCGCCAGCGGACGCGGAAGACGGCCCAGGAGCTGCGCTGGGCCGTCGCGAAGAGCAGCGGCGGAAGGAAGATGGGCAGAATCAGCTCGGGCGCGATCTGCACTTCCGGGAAGCCCGGGATGAACGTCAGGGCGACAGCGAGGAGCAGCATCAGTACGGGGTAGGGCAGTCTGAGCCGGTCCCCCAGGCCCACGGCCACCACGGTGGCCAGCAGCAATCCAACGATGAGTGCCAACTGGTCCATGCGCCTGCTTTCCCCGGGGGCGCCGCGGGCATCCCGGATGGATGCACGGACCGCCCCCACTACCCTATCGAGGTCAGCGGCTGGCTGCCGGTCCTGGAACAAAGGCCCCAGGTCCACGGACTGGGCCTACCGCTGCAGGGCCGCGGCGAGCGGCAGGGTGCCGTCCCGGAACTCGATGGTGCGCCCGATCGTGTCCGGCAGGCCAAGGACCGCGGCCGCCACGAGGGCGACGTTGGGGCGGGCGGTGTCCGTGCCGTCCGACGCGTCGGCGGGGTCGACGTCGATCAGCCCGTTGCCGGGCCCGTCCGTGAGGCTCCCCGGGCCCAGGATGGTCCAGTCAAGGCCCGAGCGGCGCAGGTAGGCGTCCGCGGCGGCCTTCGCCTCGGCATAGGCGTAGAAGCCATGGTCCGCGGGGACACCGTGGTCGGGTCCCGCGCCGAAGTAGGACACCATGACATAGCGTCCGACGCCGGCCTCCGCCGCCGCGTCCATGGAGCGGATCGCGGCGTCCCGGTCCACGGCGTAGGTCCGCTCTGGGCTGCCGCCGCCTGCCCCGGCGGACCACACCACGGCGTCGTGGTTCCGCAGGGCATCGGCGATCTCCGCCGTCGTCGAGTTCTCCACGTCCAGGAGCGAAGGCGTGGCGCCGGTGGCGGCGACGTCGGCCGCGTGGTCCGGGTTGCGGATGAAGGACGTGACCTCCTGCCCGTCCGCCGCGAGGATCCTGGACAGTTCCAAAGCCACCTTGCCGTGGCCGCCGATGATTGCGATGCGCGTCATGGACCCATTCTGTCCCACCTGATGAAGAACTGCTGCCCCATGGTCCAGAGGTTGGTGGTGGTCCAGTAGATCAGGACCCCGAGGGGGAAGACGATGCCGCCCACGCCGAAGACGACCGGCAGGCTGTAAAGAATGACCCTCTGCTGGGCCATGAGCGGACTCGCCAGGGCCTCTTCGGACAAGGTCCTGGCCATGATCTGCTTCTGCGTGATGAACTGCGCGGCCGTCATGACCAGGATCATGACGATGGAGAGGATCCACACCGCCGCCACATTGCCATCGCCGCCGGCGGTGCTCCCGTGCAGCAGCGATGCCGAGAGCGGGGCACCGAAAATGGTGGATTCATCGAACTGCCTGACCTGCTCGGCGTTCATGGCACCGATGCCCTCATTCTGGCCTGCTGCGGTGCTGATGCCCGAGAGCACCTGGAACAGGGCGAAGAAGAACGGCATCTGGATCAGCAGGGGCAGGCAGGCCGAGAACGGGTTGGTGCCGTGCTTCTTGTACAGCGCCATCTGCTCCTGCGCCATGGCCTGGCGGGACAGCGGATCGGTTTTGCCTTTGTACTTCTCCTGCAGATTCTTCAGGTCAGGCTGCAGGAGGCGCATCCGGTGCTGGGCCTTGACCTGCTTCACAAACACCGGGATCAGGGCGGCACGGATCACCAGCACGAGCCCGATGATGGACAGGGTCCAGGTCCAGCCGCTGGCGGCCGGCATGCCGAGGGCGCTGAGTCCGTCATGGAAGCCCGCCAGCACGGCCGAGACCAGCCATCTGAACGGGGCCATGATCGATCCCAAGAAGTCCACTGCTATCCCCAACCGTCAGGTGAGGCAAAGCTACGGCGAAACAGGCGGGTTGTCACGGCCCGCGTTGCAGGAGGGCACACAGCCGACCGGGAACCGAAAGACCCGGACCGCCCAGTGGTGGCAACAAGGACGTGGCCATTGCCGGAGGAGCGCAGACCGTCCGCCAATACCTTTCGGCGGGGCTGATCGACGAGCTGCGGCTCCACATCGCGCCCATCCTATTGGGAGCGGGCGAGCGGCTGCTGGACGGTGTCACGAACCTCAAGCTTGAACCGACGGAAGTCAGCGGCACCCGCCTCGTCACGCATGTGCGCTATCGGGTAATCCGCTGAAAAACTGACGGGGAAACCACGAGTCGGCGTTCGGCAGACCTCAATCCCCTGGGGACACAGAGACCCCCGGAATCTCAAGGATTCCGGGGGTCTCGGTTCATCGGTAGGAGGTATCCGCAGCGTCAGCGGCCAGAGTCACCCCGCGATGCGCGCCCCGCTGGTCCGGGAGACGGTCGTGTAGCCGAACCTGGAGCCCGTGACGCGGACGGTGATCTTGGCGCCCTTGTCGGCCGACCGGACCTTGTAGGTCGAATACCAGGCTCCGGAGATCGGGACGCCGTTGCGCAGCCAGCGGTACTTGAAGGCAGTGCCCCAGGTCCAGGTGCCCCGCTTCACGGTCAGGACATTCCCGGCCTTGACGGTGCCGGCAATCGTCGGCGTGGCCGAAACCAGGGGCAGGCCCGCCACTCTCGCCGAAGCATTGAGCGTCTGGTACATGCCGCCCGACATAATCGGGGACACGCTGACCGAGAGCTTCCTGCCGGCGTCGGCCCTCGCCAGGACGTAGCTCCAGCCGTAGGCTCCGGCGATCGGGACGCCGTCGCGCCGCCACAGTAGGTCCGATTCGATCCGGTCGTACCAGGGGTCGGGAGTCAAGGTCACCTTCGACCCGACGGTCAGGGTCCCGCTAATGGCCCGCGTCGACACACGCGCAGTCACGGGCTTGGGTGCGGTGACTTCTACCCAGGCTGTGGTGTAACCAGGGGCTGAGGCGGTCACGAGAACGGAGAGGGTCCTGCCAATTTGGGGCTGGTCCGGGGTGAAAGCCGCTCCGCTGACCGGTTTCTCCCGGCCTGGGATCAACCAGTCAAAGGTGACGTTCAGTGTATCGGCCGGTACGGACCAGGTGCCGGCCGACACTTTCATCACAGAGCCGGTCACGGCGGTCCCGGTCACGACCGGCTTGGTGACGTTCGTCAGTTGCTTCAGCTCCACCCCCGCGGCCGCCGGCACAACTACCCGGTTGGAGTAGGGATGGGTGCCGTCGAATCCAAGTTCGTCGGTTCTCAGGACCAGGGTGTGACCCTGGTCCTGGGCCGTGATCTTGTAGGTCAGCGCGGTGGCTCCGGCAATCGCGACGCCGTCGCGCAGCCATCTGAAGTGATGTTCGAACGGTTTGAAAGACCAGGGAACATCATCGGTGCCGGTGAGGACGTCCCCCAGGCCGGTGCCGCCGGTGACGACGGTGGCGGGAGTGGGGTTGTAGTTAGAGACGTTTTCCGCTTTGGAGGTCCCGGTGGCCGGATTGAACCCTGGAGCGTGGCCGGTGACACGGACGCTGAGCAGCCCCGTCGGACCCCATCCCGTCGCGTCGAACATGCGCGCGGTGGCACCCGGGATCGGCTTCCCGTCGCGGAGCCACTGGTACTGGCGGTGGACGTCCGGAGCGCCCTTAAAAATTCCCCCGCCGTACACGAGCACGCCGGGCATATCCGGGTTGTCGCTCGGTGTACCGAAATAAACGTTCTCCGCAACGAGAGACGGGACGGCGGCGCCGGCATTCGTGACAGGGGTGGTTTTAGCGGACTGCAGGGTCGTCCTTGCATAGCCCGGGGCTGTTGCCGTGGTGTCGACCCGGATGCCCTTGTCGAGGTCCGCCGTGGTGAGCAGGTAGGTGGGGCCGGTGGCGCCCGGGACGGGCACATCGTCGCGCAGCCACTGGTGCGTGAGCATCGCGTCCGTGGGGTCCCAGCTCCCGTCAACCACGGTCAGGGTACTGCCGATCTGGAGGGCACCGCCGATGCCGGGGGTTCCGTCTTTGCCGGGCACCACGGCGCCGCTGACCGTAACCGGGTAGCGATGCCCGTCCGGCGCCGTGCAGAATCTGACGAAGTCGGCCACCGGGCCGCAGGGATCGGCCGGTGCCGGCGGAATGGCATGCATGAGTTCATCGGCCTGGGCCGGACCGGCGGGGCCGGCAAGCGACAGCGCGGCAAGCGAGAGCGCGGTAAGTGCCCCGGCGATGCCGAGGCGGATGGCCCTGTTCTTCAATTGTTCCCCCAAGTCTTTGAGCCGGTTCCCCGGCTCCCCCGTCG from Arthrobacter sp. NicSoilB8 harbors:
- a CDS encoding aldo/keto reductase, with the translated sequence MGLGGGWSAEPYSSADVDEAAAAVEAALDAGITLFDHADIYRNGKAEAVFGEVLARTPGLREKIRLQTKCGIRLNEQGLEAYYDLSRDGILERVNESLGRLRTDYVDVLMLHRPDPLMDPAEVASAVGQLMAEGKVRAVGVSNMSGPQIEMLQDRLEAPVVANQLEMSLLKRAWLESTVLVNHAEGTDYSFPHGTVEHCVRHGIGIQAYGSLARGLYTGAPAAEPTPAEEAATALVAALAAAKGTTGEAIVLGWLMKHPAGIAPVIGTAKPDRILACAGAAEAAAAMTRAEWYGLWIAARGSNIP
- a CDS encoding glycoside hydrolase family 13 protein; this translates as MSNTATLATLSGSDLAADPNWWRQASVYQIYPRSFSDSNGDGLGDIKGLTAKVPYLKELGIDAVWLSPFYPSALADGGYDVDHYRDVDPKLGTLADFDEMSAALHAAGIKLIADIVPNHSSNRHEWFREALASPRGSAARERYIFRDGQGENGEIPPSDWESVFGGPAWERITEPDGTPGQWYMHIFAKEQPDLNWSNREIRDDFLKTLRFWSDRGVDGFRVDVAHALTKDLTEPLISKVELSAANTGTDGFPDGSHPFWDRDEVHEIYAEWREVFNEYNPPRTAVAEAWVHATRRARYASPQGLGQAFNFDLLQADFDAGEFREIITRNLAEATESGASSTWVFSNHDVVRHATRYGLPQGGGKHAQGQDGKGWLLAGAPPEELDVELGLRRARAATLLMLALPGSAYLYQGEELGLQEVAEIPDTERQDPTFFRNKGVEIGRDGCRVPLPWSPEGTSFGFGDGGAHLPQPAWFSRYAVSAEDGVEGSTLELYRRALKLRRELQTSEELQWLESGSADVLHFSRPGGWQSVTNFGDAPVELPAGEVLVSSGPLEGGLLPANTTVWLR
- a CDS encoding ROK family protein, which produces MPHAAAATPQLLRRVNAQAVLGHIRGADVATGTELMALTGLTRASVIAVCEDLIGRGWIVELDQPRTEPRTESQTGQGTGLGVPPVPRKGRPARRFAFNREAGVVLGLDIGAATTTAAVADLRGTVIGRSSEGFRAADIPARERIGVVDLACRQALEAAGTDPGRVLAVGAGIAAPVDRDGNVLVTQRFWSLFDVGLRSALKELHGWTVLLENDANLAALGERWRGSGAGVDDLVVLLAGERLGAGVMESGRLLHGRGGAAGEMGYLDMVEGVGSSDGIAALARQWSAAAGGPSAGGPASAPRVFEDAAAGDPAALAILDRISERMTRVIASIASLINPEQVVIGGAVAESAGALLPGITALLPRFTATPPRVTVSPLGDAIVTVGAVRHALDYVEANALELALPAPE
- a CDS encoding Na+/H+ antiporter, which codes for MDQLALIVGLLLATVVAVGLGDRLRLPYPVLMLLLAVALTFIPGFPEVQIAPELILPIFLPPLLFATAQRSSWAVFRVRWRTLLMLAVALVVVSTAVVAGAAWLMIPGIGIPAAIALGAMVAPPDPVAVDSIASRVHMPRRLINVLQSEGLFNDAAAIVIFQAAVAAAVAGTKIASDVVLQFVLGAAIAVLVGIGMGWLTSLITRLVASMVARSAVTLVVPFAAYILAEEVHASGVIAVVVTALEIQRHSRPQDAAERVTRTAFWDVVELLITGLAFGLVGLEVRQVIHEEGSAVFGMIGSAAVVCVLVFAARFAWLAMMSGLSRARKDVLRPTSAKDVLILTWCGMRGLATLALALALPLTIADGTPFPARSQLLVIACAVLLATLVLPGLTLPWLMRVLQASEDGSEERDAARVLARRAQQAAIAALKDNELMKELPAEKVALVKEKMTRLHAELLDGSLKNESAGEKRKRGRELAIAVQTIALDAARQEVVAARNEPGMDPEVADRVLRQLDLRTMIMPE
- a CDS encoding SDR family oxidoreductase: MTRIAIIGGHGKVALELSRILAADGQEVTSFIRNPDHAADVAATGATPSLLDVENSTTAEIADALRNHDAVVWSAGAGGGSPERTYAVDRDAAIRSMDAAAEAGVGRYVMVSYFGAGPDHGVPADHGFYAYAEAKAAADAYLRRSGLDWTILGPGSLTDGPGNGLIDVDPADASDGTDTARPNVALVAAAVLGLPDTIGRTIEFRDGTLPLAAALQR